TTGGCATTTCGGCCCGCGCACTGGCCGGCGGCGCCGACGCGCGGCTGCGGTTCAAGCGCGCCTTCCACACGCTGGGCATCCACTGGCGGCAGCTGCCGCCGTGGGAGCGCTGGAAGGTGACGTTGAAGGCCCGGCGGGAGCGCCGCCGTCGTCCGTCATCCACCCGGTGACAAAAGGAACCTAGGCGCCGAACCGCTCCGGGTACAGCAGCGGAAGCTGAAGGGTTACCCACGGGCTGAAGGCCCAGGGGGTGGCGGCCACGGCGGCGGTGATCAGCGCGGGATCGGTCCACTGCCACTCCATGACCTCGTCGGCCCGGGGAGAAAGCGGTGACGCAGCGCGTGCCGTGAACACCGGGCAGATCTCGTTTTCCACCACGCCGGAGGCATCCACCGCCCGGTACCGGAAGTCCGGAACCCGCAGTTCGATGTCCGAGAGGGTCAGCCCAAGTTCGTACTCACCGCGGCGCCGCACGGCGTCCTCAAGCTCCTCGCCGGGCGCAGGATGACCGCAGAAGGAATTGGTCCAGACGCCGGGCCAGGTCAGCTTGGACAGGGCGCGGCGGGTGAGGAGGATGCGGCCGTCGGAGTCGTACACGTGGGCCGAGAAGGCCAGGTGCAGGGGTGTGGAGGAAGAGTGGACGGTGGCCTTGTCCTCGACGCCGACCGGTGTTCCGTCGTCGGCGGCCAGGACCACCTGCTCTGCATTCGCTTTCAATTGCCCTCCCATGGGTGCCCGTGTTTACTTTACATATGGATATGGGGACCACGCTGGCGCAGACAGATGACGGCCAACTGGTCAATGAAGTTCTGGACGGGTTCTTCGCCCGGGCCAAGGTGCGGGCCGGTGCCATGCACCCGCAGTACCTCGGCCTGTGGGAACACCTGGAGGCCTGCACGGTGGGCGGCAAGCGGTTCCGTCCCCGGCTGGTGATGACCACCTACTCGCTGCTGGGCGGCACCGACAGGACTGCGGCAGCCACCGTGGCCGCGTCCTACGAGCTGCTGCACACGGCCCTGATCATCCACGACGACGTGGTGGACCAGGATTTCACCCGCCGCGGGGTTCCCAACCTCGCCGGTGCCTACCGCAGCCTCGCAACGGACCAGGGCAGCAGCCCGGAGCGCGCGGAGCACACCGGCGCGTCCGCGGCCGTGATCGCCGGGGACCTGGCCCTGGCCAACGCCTACCGGTTCCTGGCGGAGGTTAACGCGGACCCGGCCACGCGGCAGCGCCTCGGCGACCTGCTGGATGAGGCCGTCGTGGCCTCCGCGGCCGGCGAGCTCCTGGACGTGCTGGCGCCCCTGGACCCCATGCCGCAGACCGTGGACCAGGTCCTGGAGATGTCCAAGCTGAAAACCGCCGTCTACTCCTTCGACACCCCGCTGCGCGCCGGAGCGGTCCTGGCCGGCGCTGACCAGGAGCTGGTGGAGGCCCTGGGCGAGTTCGGCCGCATCATCGGCACCGCGTACCAGGTGGCGGACGACCTGGTGGGCGCGTTCGGTGACGAATCACGGACCGGCAAGACAGGCTGGGGCGACCTGCGCGAGGGCAAGCGCACCGCGCTGATCTCCTACGCGGCAGAGCAGCCCCAATGGGCCAGGATCAAAGAGCTGCTGTCCAATGACCTCACGGCCACCGATGCGGCCGAGATCCGTGAACTCCTGGTGGCGTCCGGGGCACGGGACAAGACCCTGAAGCTGGCCGCGGACCTCACGGAGCGGGCCCTGGACGTCCTGGTCCAGCCGTTCGTGCCGCAGGCGCTGCGGGACGGCCTCTCCCCCTTGTCCCGCCTGGTCACCGATCGGATGGGCGTATGAAGCGGGACCGCGACGCGCTGGCCGATTACACCGCCACCGCCCTCAAGTCCTCCGGCGTGGTGCTCCGCTCCTATTCGAGTTCGTTTGGGCTGGCGTGCCGGTTGTTCGACGACGCCGTGCGCCGCCAGGTGGATTCCGTGTACGCGCTGGTACGGGTGGCGGATGAAATTGTCGACGGCGTCACCTCCGCCGCGGGCCTGTCACCGGAGGAGAGCCGGCGGCAGCTGGACGCGTTCGAGCAGGAAACCGAGAACGCCATGACCACCGGGTACAGCACCAACCTGGTGATCCACGCGTTCGCGGACACCGCCCGCCGGACCGGCATCGGCACCGACCTCACCCGCCCCTTCTTCGCCTCGATGCGGGCCGACCTGGACCAGACGGAACACACCCAGGAATCGTTCAACGAGTACGTCTACGGGTCCGCCGAAGTAGTGGGCCTGATGTGCCTGAAGTGCTTCCTGCACCGGCACCCGGTCAGCGAAGAGGAACGGGCCCGGCTGGAGCGCGGCGCCCGGCACCTGGGCGCGGCCTTCCAGAAGATCAACTTCCTGCGCGACCTGGCCGAGGACTTCACCTCCCTGGGCCGCAGCTACTTCCCCGGCGTCAGCCCCGCCAACTTCGATGAGGCGCAGAAGATCCGGCTGCTGGCGGACATCGACCACGACCTGCAGGAATCCCGCGCGGTCCTGCGCAGCCTGCCCACGTCCTGCCGGCTGGCGGTGGCCCTGGCCCAGGAGCTCTTCGCCGAACTCGCCGAGCGGATCCGGGTCACGCCTGCACCCGACCTGATCCGGGCAAGGATCAGCGTGCCCACCCCCGTGAAGCTGAAGATCGCCGCCGCCGTGCTCACCGGCAGGCGCGGGCTGGAACCTGCGGGCCCGCGTCCGGCCAGGGTGGCGGCGCAGTGAGCGGCACCGGGGGGAAACCGGTGACGTCAGGGCGGACGGTGGTGGTGATCGGCGGCGGCATCAGCGGATTGGCGACGGCGGCCCTGCTCGCCACCGAGGGGCACCGAGTCACCATCCTGGAGAAACAGGACGTTCTGGGCGGCAGGGCGTACACGTTCAGTGAAGAGGGTTTCAGGTTCGACGCCGGGCCCTCCTGGTACCTGATGCCCGAGGTGATCGACCACTACTTCCAGCTCCTGGGCACCTCCGCCGCCGAGCAGCTGGACCTGGTGAAGCTGGATCCGGGCTACCGGCTCATCTCCGAAGGAGCCGGCGAACCGGCGGACGTCCCGGCGGGGCGGCAACGGGTGGTGGAGCTGTTTGAGCGGCTGGAGCCCGGCGCCGGTGCGCGGCTGGAGAAGTACCTGGACTCCGCGGCCGAGACCTACACCATGGCCAAGCGCCGCTTCCTGTATCCCACGTTCCAGTCGTTCGCCCCGCTGCTGGTGCCGGAAATCCTCACCCGGCTCCCCCGGCTGGCCCGCCTGCTGCTGGAGCCGCTGCACAGCTACGCCCGCCGCTACGTCAGCAACCCCAGCCTGCAGCAGATCCTGGAGTACCCGGCGGTGTTCCTGGGTGCCTCACCCTTTACCGCGCCCAGCATGTACCACCTGATGAGCCACCTGGACCTGGACGTGGGCGTCCACTACCCCATGGGCGGTTTCGCGCGACTGGTGGAGGCGCTGGAAAAGCAGGCCCGCGACGCCGGCGTGGAAATCCGGGCCAACGCCGAGGTCCTGCAAATCGAGACCGCGCCCATCATCTCGCGGCGCCGCCCGGCCGCGGTGCGCGGGGTGCGCTTCCGCAACGGCGACGGAACCGAAGAAACCCTGCCGGCCGACGTCGTCATTTCCGCCGCGGACCTGCACCACAGTGAAACTGCCCTGCTCCCCAGGAACCTGCAGACCTATCCCGAACGGTACTGGTCAAAGCGCACCGCGGGGCCCAGCGCCCTGCTGCTGTACCTCGGTGTGCGCGGCGGGCTGCCCCAGCTGGAGCACCACACCCTCCTCTTCACCAGGGACTGGGAGGAGAACTTCAAGGCGATCTTCGGCAAGGAGACCTTCATCCCTGAGCCGGCGTCGATGTACGTGTGCAAGCCCAGCGCCACCGATCCGGACGTGGCGCCCGACGGGCACGA
This window of the Pseudarthrobacter defluvii genome carries:
- the idi gene encoding isopentenyl-diphosphate Delta-isomerase — protein: MGGQLKANAEQVVLAADDGTPVGVEDKATVHSSSTPLHLAFSAHVYDSDGRILLTRRALSKLTWPGVWTNSFCGHPAPGEELEDAVRRRGEYELGLTLSDIELRVPDFRYRAVDASGVVENEICPVFTARAASPLSPRADEVMEWQWTDPALITAAVAATPWAFSPWVTLQLPLLYPERFGA
- a CDS encoding phytoene/squalene synthase family protein, whose translation is MKRDRDALADYTATALKSSGVVLRSYSSSFGLACRLFDDAVRRQVDSVYALVRVADEIVDGVTSAAGLSPEESRRQLDAFEQETENAMTTGYSTNLVIHAFADTARRTGIGTDLTRPFFASMRADLDQTEHTQESFNEYVYGSAEVVGLMCLKCFLHRHPVSEEERARLERGARHLGAAFQKINFLRDLAEDFTSLGRSYFPGVSPANFDEAQKIRLLADIDHDLQESRAVLRSLPTSCRLAVALAQELFAELAERIRVTPAPDLIRARISVPTPVKLKIAAAVLTGRRGLEPAGPRPARVAAQ
- a CDS encoding polyprenyl synthetase family protein, with the translated sequence MDMGTTLAQTDDGQLVNEVLDGFFARAKVRAGAMHPQYLGLWEHLEACTVGGKRFRPRLVMTTYSLLGGTDRTAAATVAASYELLHTALIIHDDVVDQDFTRRGVPNLAGAYRSLATDQGSSPERAEHTGASAAVIAGDLALANAYRFLAEVNADPATRQRLGDLLDEAVVASAAGELLDVLAPLDPMPQTVDQVLEMSKLKTAVYSFDTPLRAGAVLAGADQELVEALGEFGRIIGTAYQVADDLVGAFGDESRTGKTGWGDLREGKRTALISYAAEQPQWARIKELLSNDLTATDAAEIRELLVASGARDKTLKLAADLTERALDVLVQPFVPQALRDGLSPLSRLVTDRMGV
- the crtI gene encoding phytoene desaturase family protein, whose amino-acid sequence is MSGTGGKPVTSGRTVVVIGGGISGLATAALLATEGHRVTILEKQDVLGGRAYTFSEEGFRFDAGPSWYLMPEVIDHYFQLLGTSAAEQLDLVKLDPGYRLISEGAGEPADVPAGRQRVVELFERLEPGAGARLEKYLDSAAETYTMAKRRFLYPTFQSFAPLLVPEILTRLPRLARLLLEPLHSYARRYVSNPSLQQILEYPAVFLGASPFTAPSMYHLMSHLDLDVGVHYPMGGFARLVEALEKQARDAGVEIRANAEVLQIETAPIISRRRPAAVRGVRFRNGDGTEETLPADVVISAADLHHSETALLPRNLQTYPERYWSKRTAGPSALLLYLGVRGGLPQLEHHTLLFTRDWEENFKAIFGKETFIPEPASMYVCKPSATDPDVAPDGHENVFVLVPIPPDPGLGGGGDERLERAADSVIGQLSEWAGIPDLAERIVVRRMYGPADFERDYHSWKGTSLGPAHTLKQSAFFRAGNVSRKVEGLYYAGASTIPGIGIPMCLISAELVVKRLRGDTSTGPLPAPLRPAGVAEGSVSRGTTA